The sequence CAGGCGGCGTTCAGGGTCGCCCCGACAAGGGCTTCGGCCGGGGATAGGCGCATCTGGGAGCAGGCGATGGACAGGATCAGGGGCATGGCCAGGATGGGACAGCTCCCGGGGTTGAAATCCGAGGCCAGGGCGACGGCACAGCCATCGTCGATCATCGCCCGCGCCGGGGCGTAGCCCTTGAGTCCGAGCGTGAAGACGGTGCCCGGCAGCAGCACGGCCACGGTCGCGCTCTGAGCCAGGGCCTGGCGACCGGCCTCGTCGATGCGGATGAGGTGGTCTGCCGAGGCGGCTCCCAGGCGCGCGGCCAGCGCGGCCCCGCCAAACGGCTCCAGTTCGTCGGCGTGGACCGTCAAGCCCAGGCCCAGTTCCTGCGCACGACGCAGGATCGCCTCGGAGTCCGCGAGGTCGAACACGGTCGGTTCACAGAAGACGTCGCAGCGCTCGGCCAGCTGTTCACGCGCGACCCGCGGCAGGATCTCCTCCACGATCAGCTTCACATAGTCGGCGCGACGTTCGCGGTACTCGGGCGGCACCTCGTGTGCGGCCAGGCAGGTCAACACGGCGTCGATGCCGACGGCGCGGGCGGCGCTTCGCGCGGCGCGGAGCATCTTCGCCTCGTCGTCGCTGCTCAGCCCGTAGCCGCTCTTGATCTCGACGGTGGTGGTGCCCCAGCGCAACATCTCGCGCAGCCGGCCGGTCGCCATCGCGCAGAGCTCGTCCTCGCTGCGCCCGCGCAGGTCGCGCACCGAGGCGTTGATGCCGCCACCGGCCGCCGCGATGGCGAGGTACGTCTCGCCGCGCACCCGCCGCTCGTATTCGTCGTGGCGCCAGCGCCCGAACACCGCATGCGTGTGCGGATCGACGAAGCCCGGGATCACGGCCCGGCCCCCTGCCGAGACCACGCGCGTGGACGGCGCCACCGGCGCGGCGACGACCAGGGCCTGCCTCAGCTCGGCCTCGGGCCCGGTCGCGAGCACGATACCGTCGCGAACCGCCAGCGCCGCCCCGCTCACCAGCCCCAGTTCCGCGAGCCCGGCACGTCGCCGCGGGCCGGCGCTGTCCAGCCCGGGTTCGTGGATCGTGCACAGCTGCGCGATGTCGGTGACGAGCAGGTCGACGGGACGGCCGTCGCCGGCGCGGGGATCGAAATGTACCGGGGCGTTCATGGCTGCTCCCTGGCCGCGGGGCGGCTGAAGAAGGCGTCGACGCGGGCCAGCAGGTCCGCCTCGTCGCCGTAGGTTGCCGGCAACGTGGGCAGGGCGCCCAGGAAGGTGTTGCCGTAGTTCTTCGTGTGCAGGCGATTGTCGAGGATGAGCACGACGCCGCGATCGCCGGTACGCCGGATCAGGCGGCCGAATCCCTGCCGCAGCCGGAGCACGGCATCGCGCACCATGAAGCTGGTGAACGGGTTTTCGCCCATCGCCTGCAGGCGTTCACATCGTGCCTCGACCCACGGGTCGGAGGGCACCAGGAACGGCAGCTTCGCCACGATGAGCACCTCGAGGTCGTCGCCCGGGAAATCGACGCCTTCCCAGAACGTGGCCGTGCCCAGGAGGATCGCGCGCGGCAGGCGCCGGAACTGCTCACCCACGGCCGCCGCCGGCTGCCGCGGCCCCTGCGCCAGCACGACCGGGCCGCCGGCGGCGCCGGAAGCGTCGTAGCCGTGCGCCGCCAGCACGTCCTGCGCAATGCGGATAGCGCGGTACGATGTGAACAGCGCCATCGTCTTGCGCGGCACTCCGCGCGCAAGAGCCGCCAGCACGCCGCCGACCGCCTCGTCGAAGCCGGGCGAACCGGGGTCGGCGAAGCGCGCCGGCACCAGGATGCGGCACTGTTCGCGATAGTCGAACGGCGATGGGCAGCTCAACGTGCGCGTTGACGGTCGCCGCCGGCTCAGTCCCAGCTCGTCGAGCATGTGCGTGAAGTCCTCGCCGACGGCCAGCGTGGCGCTCGTGACGATGGGACGCAGGTCGGCTTCCTGCCACGCTTCGCGCAGGACCGAGCCCGCCTCGAGCAGCGTCGCGCCGAGCAGCGCCACGCCGGGGCGGCCGGCAGCGGCCCGTTGTCGCGACGGTTCGATCCAGGTGACCCAGCCCTCGTCGGGCGCTCCCGTCAGGAAGGCCACGTCGTGCTCCAGCAGGCGAAGGATCTGGCCGGCCATGGCGACCTGCGCCAGGTCGTCCTGCAGGGCGGGCTCGAGATCGTCGAGATCGCCGACCGCAGTGCCGACCATGGCCTGCGCGGCGGCGGCGGCGGCGGCATCCTCGAGCAGCGCCGCCGTCTGCGGGCGCAACGGCGCAAAGTAGGCCTCGGTGTCGCGCAACCGGACGCGGCCGATATCCGACTGTGCGGCGCCCGGCAGCTGGGTCATCTGCTCGCCCACGCCCTGCCACCAGCGGCGGAACGAAGTCTGCATGCGCACCAATGCGCGGCCGCAATCGGTACAGGCTGCAGCGGCACGCTCACCGGCCGGCCCGCGGGCCTCAAGCCTGCGCGCCGCCAGTTCGAGCCGCGGCGGGATGCCCCCCGCCGGCGCGGCGCCCAGCGCATCGTCCAGGTCGGTGAGCCGGCGCAGGCCGCAGGCGACGGAGTGCGTCTCGAGCGTGACCGCGGGCAGGCGATGCGCCTCGTCGATCACCAGCGCGTCGTACTCGCCGAGCAGGGTGCCTCCCTGTCTCAGGTCGTGCAGCAGCAGCGCGTGGTTCACGACGAGGATGTCGGCCTCGCGCGCGCGCCGACGCGCACGCTGCACATGGCAGCGATCGGTCTCCCAGCAGAGGCCCGGCAGGCAGAGGTCCGCCGCATCGAACAATTCGGCGAGGCAAGGCTGCAGCAGCGGATGGTCGGCCAGTTCCTCGCGCAGGCCCTCCGACGTCACCGCCAGCCACAGGCGCAGGGCCGCCGTGCGCAGTCCGTCGGCGAGGTCCTCGACCGGACGCGTCAGGAACGCGCGCTCCTGGCGAAGGCAGAGATAGTTGCGGCGCCCCATCAGCAGGCGGAAACGCTTTTCTCCCAGCAGCGGCTGCAGTCGCGGGAGGTCCTGGCTGAGCACCTGCGACTGCAACGCGCGCGTGTGCGTCGAGACCACGGCGCGCCGTCCCTGCGCCGCAGCGGCCGCCAGCGGCACAAGGTAGGCCAACGTCTTGCCGACGCCCGTGCCCGCCTCGACAAGCAGCGGTTCGCGGCGCTGCAGGGCCAGCGCCACCTCGCGCGCCATCGTCGCCTGTTCGCTGCGCGGCGACCACTTGTCGCCGTAGACGGCGCCCAGGCCTTCGGTGTCGCAGAGCCAGGCATGGATGCCGTCGGGGTCGCCCGGGCAGGGACGCGGCACGCGAGCCGCACCAGGCGGCGTCGACTCGGCAGCAGCGACCGGCTCCACGGGCGGGAGGGCGACCTGCTCGAGGTGGTCGAGCAGCGGGGCCAGCGAGGGATGCCCGAACGACAGGTCGCGCCGCACGGCGTCCCGCAGCGCCTGGTCCAGTTGCCGGTACCAGCGGACACGCTCGACGAAGCGGCGCGCTCCCTGGCGCAACGCGGTCTCGATCGCGATGCCGTCCTCGTCGTCGTCCGGGGCGGGCGCCCGCGGCTGCCCGGGGTCGAGAAGGCTCCACAGGGCGCCGCCGCCGACCAGCAGGCCGCCACCGCCAAGCTCGCGGCACTCGCTGCCCGTCCCGGCGATCAGCACGGCGCCCGGACCGAGCGCAGGGTCATGATCGGGATCGCCGATCTCGTGCACGCGCACGGCGCCGGGCAGGTCGAGCGCCAGCCAGACCGGGCGGCCGGGCCGGCGCCAGGCCAGTGCGCAGAGCAGTGCGCCTTCAGGCGTTCGCCGGGTCATCGCCACCGCTTCCGCCGGGTCCGATCTCCTGCAGGCGGCGCCTGAAGCCCTCTTCGTCGACCACCTCGATGCCCAGCTCGGTTGCCTTGTCGAGCTTGCTGCCGGCTTTCGCGCCGGCCACCACGACATGCGTGGCGCGACTGACGCTGCCGGCCACCTTGCCGCCGAACGCCTCGATGGCCGCCCGCGCTTCACCGCGCGTCATGTTCTCCAGAGTCCCGGTGAGCACGAACGTGCGCCCGGCAAACCAGTTGTCGCCGACCGCCGCCGGCGCCGGCGGCAGTTCCTCCGCATCCAGGAAGAAGCCGGCGACACGCAGCCCCGCCACCAGGTCGCGCCCGTCATCGCCGGCGAAGAAGGCGCAGACCTGCTCGCCGACCACGGGCCCGATGTCGGGCAGGTCGGCCAGTGTCGCCGGCGTGGCGGCTCGGAGCGCATCGATGCCGGAGTAGTGTCGCGCCAGCGTCAACGCCGTCGAGACGCCGACCTGGGGAATCCCCAGCGCGAAGATCTTGGCTGCCCACGGGCGACGTCGCGCACGCTCGAGGCCGGCCAGCAGCCGGTCGGCGGACTTTTCGCCCCAGCCGGGCAGCGCCGCCAGCGTCTCGCGCTCGAGCACGAACAGGTCGGCAGGCCCACGCACCAGCCCGCGCTCGAGGAACAGGTCGATCCAGCGCCCACCCAGCCCGTCGATGTCGCAGGCGTCGCGACCGGCGAAATGCCGCAGACGCCCCGCCATGACCGCCGGGCAACGCGGGTTACTGCAACGCAGCGCCACCTCTTCCTCGCGGCGCACGGTCGGCGAGCCGCAGACCGGGCACGCGGACGGCGGCGGCAACGGCTGCGCGTTCTGCGGTCGCCGCTCCATTACGACGCTCAGCACCTTGGGGATGATGTCGCCACCCTTGGCCACCACCACGGTGTCGCCGATGCGGATGTCCTTGCGCTCGAGTTCGTCCCAGTTGTGCAGCGTGGCACGGCTGACGGTGGTGCCGGCCAGGGCCACCGGCTCCAGTTCCGCCACCGGCGTGATCACGCCGGTGCGCCCCACCTGCAGCGTGATGCCCCGCAGCGTGGTCACGGCCTCCTCGGCCGCGAACTTGTAGGCCACGCCCCAGCGCGGCGCCTTGGCCGTGAAGCCGAGCGCCGCCTGCTGCGCGCGGCTGTCCACCTTCACGACGGCGCCGTCGATCTGGTAGTCGAACGACCCGCGCTCACGCTGCAGTTCCTCGAGATGAGCGTGCACGCCGGCCGCGTCGTCGGCCGAGCGAAGGAACGGGTTGACCGGCAATCCCAGGGCACGCAGCGCTGCCATCTCGGCGGTGTGATCGGGGAAGTCCTCGCTGGTCGTGCCGTCGTCGCCCGGCAGCGGGAACAGCTGGTAGAAGAACGCCGACAAGCCGCGCTTCCGGACTTCCTCCACGTCGAGCGTCTTGAGCGTTCCCGCGGTCGCGTTGCGCGGGTTGGCCAGGGCCTCGAGACCGGCGTCGAGCCGTTCCTCGTTCAGCTTCGCGAAGCGCGACAGCGAGAGGTAGGCTTCCCCGCGCGCCTCGAAGAACCGCGGCGCCGGCGCCGGAAAGGCGGACTGCCAGCCCGCAGGCAGTTCTGTCGGCACGCCCCTGATGGTCGCGGCATTCGCGGTGATGAGATCGCCGCGCTTGCCGTCGCCGCGGGTGAGCCCGGCCTCGAGACGCCCGTCGCGGTAGCGGACCGCCAGCGCCACGCCGTCGATCTTCGGTTCCACGGTCAACCGGAGCGGAAGTGCCGCCGCCGGTCCCGTCAGCTCGCGGCGCAGGCGCGCGGTGAACTCGTCGATCTCGGTCGGCTCGTAGCTGTTCGCCAGGCTGAGCATGGGACGGCTGTGCGGCAGGCTCGGAAATCGCGCGTCGGCATCGCTGCCGACCTGCGCGGTCGGCGTGTCGGCGGACGCCAGGTCGGGCCACAGGGCCTCGAGTTCCTGCAGCCGCCGTTCGAGCGCATCGTATTCGACGTCGGAGATCTCGGGCTCGGCCTCGACGTAGTAGAGGTGCCGGTGGCGACGCAGTTCCTCGCGCAACGATGCCGCTTCGGCGCGCGCGGCGGCTGCGGCTGAAGCTGCGGTGGAATCGGCATCGTTGGATGGACGGTCGCGCATGGCCCTCCGCGGGCGGCCCCCCGCCCGTCACTGCGGACGGCGGAAGGCGTCAGAAGGATTCCAGAAGGGTGACGTGCAGCTTGGCCAGGTCGAAGTCGACCGTGCCCGGGAAGCCCACGGCCAGCGACAGGTCGCCGCCCGGCGTGCGCGCCAACAGGCCCAGTCCGTAGCCCTGCGGCCAGCCACGCCGGCGTTCCCCGCCCGCGTCCTCGCCCGCCGCAGCGGACCAGAACCCAAAGTACCCCACGTCCCAGAAGGTGTAAAGTCGCGAGCCCCGCGGCGGCCCCAGGCGCCATTCCAGGCTGGCCCACGCCGCCTCGACACCGTGGAACTCGCCTTCGCCATAGCCGCGCAACGAGGCGGCGCCGCCGAAGCGGAAGTGCTCGGACAGCGGCGCCTCGCGCTCGCCGCCGTCGAGCTTGCGCACCGAGACGCGCGCTGCCAGGGCCGCGCGGCGCCACAGCCACGCCTCGCCCGCGAGATCGCCCGACAGGAGCCGCTGCCGCACCGCTGCCGCAAGCTCAGCCGTTCCCGCCGTTCCCTCGCGCGCCTGGGACGAGCGCCACGCCGACTCGACGGCGAAGCTGCCTTCCCAGCCGCTGCGTGCCCGGTCGCCCCGGCGATGCAGGACCGCTGCGCGCGCCCGCGTGCGTTCCGTGCGCGCCACCAGGCCTTCCGGATAGGTCGAACGGTCGCGCCCGGCCGCCACCTCGAGCCCCCACAGCGCGACCACCGACAGGCGCGCGCCGAGCTCGGTCGTGAAGCGCGTGTACGCTTCCGACTGCACTTCGCTGTCCAGCGCCAGGGTCACATCAAGCGGCGTGCCGAAGGCGAGCGGCTCCAGCCACGAGAACCCGAAGCGCGAGCGGCCGGCGCCGTCGTCACGCCAGCCCACATGCAGGGCCCGACCGCTCGAGGCCAGGTTCGGCAGGCGCAGGTCAACCTCTCCGCTCAACCGTGCCTTTTCGGTGTCCGCGCGCCGGCTCAGCCCCAGCACCACGTGCAGCCGGTTCTGGCGGGGCCGCAGCCGCGCCGGGAAGTGCACGCCGACGGTGTCGACCGCGGTAGTCGTGTAGACGCGCGCGGTGTCCAGCTCGGCATACAGGTCGCGGGCCCACAGGCGCTCGACGGCGCGACGGAGGTCGCTGCCGCGCAGCGGGGCCCCGGGTTGCAGGCCGCTGGCCCGCGCCAGGAAGCGCTCGGCACGCGGGTCACCGACATCACTGGTCACCGGTCCGATCCGGGCCGGTGTTCCCGGCAGCAGCGTGGCGACGATGGTCACCGTCCGCGCGGCGGCATCGAGCCGCAGGTCGGACACCACCCAGCGCGGGAACGGGTAGCCGAGTTCGCCGATCGCCTCGAGCAGGGCGCGCACACCGTAGTCGATGTTCCCGGCCTCGAAGCGCGATCCCGCCTTCGGCAACCAGTCGTCGAGCAGTCGCTCGCGGCCGGGGAAATCGTCGCCTCCCACCTGCCAGGGAGCGAGTGTCCACGGCTGCCCGGCATGCAACAGGACCGTGTCGCCAACCGAGCTGACCGATGCCTGCAGGTAACCGCGCGCCAGCCAGCGGTCGCGCAGCACGGCCTCGCGTCCGCGCAGGGGGCTGATCGTGTCGCCGCGCGCAATGGCCGCGGTGGCCAGGCGCCGTCGCAGCGCCGACGCTGCCGCCACGTCCGCCGGCCCGGCGGCGACGCGGGCCGCGAGTGCGGTGTCGGCTTCGGTGAGGGCAGGCAGGTACAAGGCGCCCGGGCCGTTCAACCACGCCCGGTCCTCCTGCAGCCAGGCCTGCTCGCGCGGGCCCGGGACGGCGCCCGGGCGTGTGACAAGGGCGACGGGGCGGCGCGCCCCCACCGCAGACGCAGCCGGCACCGACGGGGCAGCGGTCGTCGCCGGCGTCGGCGGCACCGTCAGCTGCGGCAGGAAGGGCAGGACCGGGACCGGGAAGGCCGCGGCCGACACCGCGCCCTGCCACAGCAGGAACCCGCACAGGGCGGCTGTTGTTACCCGACTCTTCTGCCGGAATGCGAGCCTAAGCTCAGAAGCGCGCCGTCGATTCCAGCCGCAAATCATGTTGCCACCCCCTTTCACCCTGGCGCCGGGCGAACCAGCTTGCCGACAGCGTCAGGTACCCCGACGGTTCCCAGGACAACCGCAGCGTCGACTCGAGGTTGCCGCCCGGATAGGGGAAGGTGTATGGCCGCGTCACGCCCGCCGGTTCCTCGCTCGTGACGTTCGACCAGCGCGCCTCCAGCAGCGTCGACCAGCCGCCCCGCAGGCGCGCACGGGCCGATGGGCGCAGGGCCCACTCCTGCTGGGCCACCGCCGTCACGGCATCGTTCCGCGTGACCCGTTCACCCTGCAGGCCCACGCGCAGGTCCGGACCGGGCGCCACCTGCCAGCCCAGTTCGAGACGTCGCGTGGTGAGATCCTGGCTGCGCCGCGCGCTCAATTCCTCTTCGGTCGATTCACGGCGCTCGCCATCCACGGCATAGCGCCCACGCAGCGTGGTCCGCGCCGTCAGGTTGGCGCTGCCGGTTGCCTGCCAGCGGCGGTCAAGACGGTCCTCGGGATGGGCCGCGAACTGGCGGTCGCGCGTCTGCCGATAGCCGAAGCGACCGCGCAGGTCGAAGCGCGGCTCGTGCTCGAGGAGGGAGATCTCCTGCGTGAAGTTGAGGTCGCCGAGTACGGCAGCGTCGTTGTCGAAGACGACAGCCGGATCCAGGACGAGCAGGCGGCCGACCTGGTCGGTCGTACTGCGCCCTTCCAGCGAGGCGACTGTCTGGGTGGACCAGCCGCCGTACCACTCCTCACGCCCGAGAAAGGCGAAGCCCTGGCGCCAGCGCAGGTCACCGCGCACGGACGTCGTGGCGACAAGGCTGTCGGTGCCGGCCAGGATGACATCGTAAGCGCCCTGGTCCTCGCCGACGTAGTCGCCGTTCTCGTTGAAGTCGCCCTGCCTCTCGCCGACGAAGACGATCTGGCGGTCGAGCACCTCGGTGCGGCTGTTGTCGACGCGATAGCCCAGCGACCAGTCGCTGGCGCTTCGATCCCAGCGCCCCGCCAGGTCGAGCCGCGCCAGGCGCGTGGTCTCTGCCGGGCCTTCGGGCCGTTCCACCTGCCGCCACGTGCCTTCGCCGACCAGGCGCATCCCGGCAATCGAGCCGGTGCCGGCGGCCAGGCCCGCCGTGCGGCTGTCCCGCTCGCGTCGCCAGGTCCCCTCGCGCAGCGAATCGGCCAGGCCACGCCGGAAATCGACCCGCCACGTGGCGCCACCGCTGTGCGAGCCGGCCAGTTGCGCGCCGCTCTCCTCGAAGCGGAATCCCTGGGGCGCGCGGTGGGGCCGGCTTCGTCGCGCCATTGCCGGCGGTCGTGCGTGACCGACGGCTGCAGCGCACCGAGCCGCCAGGCCAGTTCGTGATGCTGCGCGCGCCGCTCGATGTCCAGAGGGTCGATGACGTCGCGTGCGCCGGCACGCGAGATCTCGTGACGGCCACGCCCCGCACCGAGGCCCCACTGCGCCTCGAGCGACCGGCGATCGGCTTCGAGGTCGTCGCCGTGACGCAGCGAGCCGGCAGCCGCCGCCAGGTCGAGTCGGCCACGCGTCCCCTGAGCCTGCCAGGTCACGCGCCCGTCCGCCTGCCGGTCGGCCTGGTCGAGGAAGCCGGTGCGTCGCGCGCGCTCGCCCAACCCCCAGGCCTCGTAGTCGCCGATCGTCCGGTGCAGTTGCAGGGGCGCGAAACGTGCGTCGCGTCCCTCCCAGGTGCCATTCACCGTCACCTTGCCCAGCGAGCGACCTCCGACCGAGACCGCTCCCGCGTTCCAGCGCCCGGCCAGGCGGCCGGCGCCGCCGCCGTTGTCGTCGTCGTCGGCACCGGACAGCAGGTTGCGGTCGACCTGAGAGGCGTTCCACTCGGCGTCGATGCCGCTGGCCGCCGAATCGCCCACCTGCAGGCTGAAGGTGGCCAGGCTGTGCGAGGCCGGCAGGGCCAGTGGACGCCCGACACGATACGCCCCGGCGCCCGCGCCGGTGTAGACGAACACGCGCTGCCCGGTGTTCGTCAGGCTGTCGAGGCGATAGTCGCCCAGCCCTGCGCCCACGTAGTGGAACGCCACGCTCCAGTCGCCGCCGTCGACAGCGAACACGTAGATGGTATCGGTGCCCGCCACCTGCAGGTCGTACTGGCCCTCGCCGGGCAGGGATGCCGAGGCGCCGGGCGCCACAGCGAGCAACGGATCATCTCCGGCAGCGGACAGGGCTGCCTCGTCACCGTCCGCCAGGTCGCCCGTGCGCAGGCGCGCCGGATCGTCGGCTTCCTTCAGCACGCGCGCCCGCAGACGCGCCGCCGCGCCGCCCGGCAGG comes from bacterium and encodes:
- a CDS encoding imidazolonepropionase; this translates as MNAPVHFDPRAGDGRPVDLLVTDIAQLCTIHEPGLDSAGPRRRAGLAELGLVSGAALAVRDGIVLATGPEAELRQALVVAAPVAPSTRVVSAGGRAVIPGFVDPHTHAVFGRWRHDEYERRVRGETYLAIAAAGGGINASVRDLRGRSEDELCAMATGRLREMLRWGTTTVEIKSGYGLSSDDEAKMLRAARSAARAVGIDAVLTCLAAHEVPPEYRERRADYVKLIVEEILPRVAREQLAERCDVFCEPTVFDLADSEAILRRAQELGLGLTVHADELEPFGGAALAARLGAASADHLIRIDEAGRQALAQSATVAVLLPGTVFTLGLKGYAPARAMIDDGCAVALASDFNPGSCPILAMPLILSIACSQMRLSPAEALVGATLNAAWALGRQEVAGSLAPGKRADFVVLDGDDYRLVPYRAAHNPVAGVFVGGQEIMLNP
- a CDS encoding DEAD/DEAH box helicase; the protein is MTRRTPEGALLCALAWRRPGRPVWLALDLPGAVRVHEIGDPDHDPALGPGAVLIAGTGSECRELGGGGLLVGGGALWSLLDPGQPRAPAPDDDEDGIAIETALRQGARRFVERVRWYRQLDQALRDAVRRDLSFGHPSLAPLLDHLEQVALPPVEPVAAAESTPPGAARVPRPCPGDPDGIHAWLCDTEGLGAVYGDKWSPRSEQATMAREVALALQRREPLLVEAGTGVGKTLAYLVPLAAAAAQGRRAVVSTHTRALQSQVLSQDLPRLQPLLGEKRFRLLMGRRNYLCLRQERAFLTRPVEDLADGLRTAALRLWLAVTSEGLREELADHPLLQPCLAELFDAADLCLPGLCWETDRCHVQRARRRAREADILVVNHALLLHDLRQGGTLLGEYDALVIDEAHRLPAVTLETHSVACGLRRLTDLDDALGAAPAGGIPPRLELAARRLEARGPAGERAAAACTDCGRALVRMQTSFRRWWQGVGEQMTQLPGAAQSDIGRVRLRDTEAYFAPLRPQTAALLEDAAAAAAAQAMVGTAVGDLDDLEPALQDDLAQVAMAGQILRLLEHDVAFLTGAPDEGWVTWIEPSRQRAAAGRPGVALLGATLLEAGSVLREAWQEADLRPIVTSATLAVGEDFTHMLDELGLSRRRPSTRTLSCPSPFDYREQCRILVPARFADPGSPGFDEAVGGVLAALARGVPRKTMALFTSYRAIRIAQDVLAAHGYDASGAAGGPVVLAQGPRQPAAAVGEQFRRLPRAILLGTATFWEGVDFPGDDLEVLIVAKLPFLVPSDPWVEARCERLQAMGENPFTSFMVRDAVLRLRQGFGRLIRRTGDRGVVLILDNRLHTKNYGNTFLGALPTLPATYGDEADLLARVDAFFSRPAAREQP
- the ligA gene encoding NAD-dependent DNA ligase LigA, yielding MRDRPSNDADSTAASAAAAARAEAASLREELRRHRHLYYVEAEPEISDVEYDALERRLQELEALWPDLASADTPTAQVGSDADARFPSLPHSRPMLSLANSYEPTEIDEFTARLRRELTGPAAALPLRLTVEPKIDGVALAVRYRDGRLEAGLTRGDGKRGDLITANAATIRGVPTELPAGWQSAFPAPAPRFFEARGEAYLSLSRFAKLNEERLDAGLEALANPRNATAGTLKTLDVEEVRKRGLSAFFYQLFPLPGDDGTTSEDFPDHTAEMAALRALGLPVNPFLRSADDAAGVHAHLEELQRERGSFDYQIDGAVVKVDSRAQQAALGFTAKAPRWGVAYKFAAEEAVTTLRGITLQVGRTGVITPVAELEPVALAGTTVSRATLHNWDELERKDIRIGDTVVVAKGGDIIPKVLSVVMERRPQNAQPLPPPSACPVCGSPTVRREEEVALRCSNPRCPAVMAGRLRHFAGRDACDIDGLGGRWIDLFLERGLVRGPADLFVLERETLAALPGWGEKSADRLLAGLERARRRPWAAKIFALGIPQVGVSTALTLARHYSGIDALRAATPATLADLPDIGPVVGEQVCAFFAGDDGRDLVAGLRVAGFFLDAEELPPAPAAVGDNWFAGRTFVLTGTLENMTRGEARAAIEAFGGKVAGSVSRATHVVVAGAKAGSKLDKATELGIEVVDEEGFRRRLQEIGPGGSGGDDPANA
- a CDS encoding BamA/TamA family outer membrane protein; the encoded protein is MSAAAFPVPVLPFLPQLTVPPTPATTAAPSVPAASAVGARRPVALVTRPGAVPGPREQAWLQEDRAWLNGPGALYLPALTEADTALAARVAAGPADVAAASALRRRLATAAIARGDTISPLRGREAVLRDRWLARGYLQASVSSVGDTVLLHAGQPWTLAPWQVGGDDFPGRERLLDDWLPKAGSRFEAGNIDYGVRALLEAIGELGYPFPRWVVSDLRLDAAARTVTIVATLLPGTPARIGPVTSDVGDPRAERFLARASGLQPGAPLRGSDLRRAVERLWARDLYAELDTARVYTTTAVDTVGVHFPARLRPRQNRLHVVLGLSRRADTEKARLSGEVDLRLPNLASSGRALHVGWRDDGAGRSRFGFSWLEPLAFGTPLDVTLALDSEVQSEAYTRFTTELGARLSVVALWGLEVAAGRDRSTYPEGLVARTERTRARAAVLHRRGDRARSGWEGSFAVESAWRSSQAREGTAGTAELAAAVRQRLLSGDLAGEAWLWRRAALAARVSVRKLDGGEREAPLSEHFRFGGAASLRGYGEGEFHGVEAAWASLEWRLGPPRGSRLYTFWDVGYFGFWSAAAGEDAGGERRRGWPQGYGLGLLARTPGGDLSLAVGFPGTVDFDLAKLHVTLLESF